The sequence below is a genomic window from Nitrosomonas sp..
AGCCTCCTCCAACTTTTGAGAAACAATCCCCGTACCGGATCAACTGCCCCTCCATTCCAACTGGTTAAGGCTTCGGAGAGATCATAACGGCCATCCAGCAGAACCTGAAGCAGTTCTTTGCGCAAATTACCTTGTTCGTTATCTTCCGCCACCTGCTTGACGACAAAGGTCAGGAACGCATCCCAACGCTGCCATGCTGATTCCCATCGCAACGCTTCGGCAGTTGTCAGCGGTGGTTCTGTAGAAAAGTTAACCGATTGGTCGGTGTCCTTGTCGGGCACTTGAAATTGCAAAGTCAGCACGATTCCGGTATTGGTGGCTTCCACGCCAGAAAACATGACTGACTCAAGTGTGCGGTTAGCAATGTCGGAGCCGGATGTTGTGAGCAATAGTGGCACGAACGTCTGGATATCCTTCAATGGAACGGCAAGATCAACCCTCAGTGCCCCGAGACTGGAGTGAACATGTTGCATAACAAGATCCCACAGTGCGCCGGTTAACAGCGGTTTTTCACCTCCCTTGTTTAACAAATTCGAGTCAACCACCTGAAACTCTATGACGGGTTGTCCGGTAACGATGGCAGGTTGCTGGAAAATTTCAATAAGCCCACGCCACTCTGGAGTTTTTATGCAGCGTCCCGCAATTTTACGCCCGAACATCGCATTAACCGTAGAGACGGTTCTGATCCGTCCTTCATCATGACTGATTTGCGGATCTGAGAGAACAAGTTTGCTGCAACTGGCCTTATCGTCAATCAGCAGTGCTTTATTACCGCCAGCGGTGTAAACCTGCTCCAAAAGTATACGATGAAGAAACCGGTAATCAAGCTTCATCGGTACGCTAATCTCGCTTGCGAAAGCACCGAAGGTAAACAGCAGCAGTGTCGCCAGTAAAAATATCCGCATCTTGTTCAGAATTCCAGAAGAGTATGTAATGATTTTATCCAGCCATGGATCATTTATTGGAGCATTTGATTTCGGCAGAGATTCCATTGACATGGGTAATCGATTTGTTTCCAACATACCGGTATTTTAAACAAAAAATTGTGCACAAAATCAGAAAAAAATTTGAGGTGAAATCGATTACACTATTTATCAGGAAACGGATCAACAGCTTGCAGACCAGTAATGCAATCGCGATGCCGTAAAATTACTTCGTTCGTCTACGGATCTTTTCACGGATATCGATTGAACGGCGTTGCCAGCTTAACAAGCCGGGTTTAATTCTCTTTTTCTTCCGCCATTATTTTCTGCAATTGACGCAGTCGCGCCTCGACTGTCGATAGCTGGTAAAAATCACCATTATCATGTTTGAGCGCAATTTTCAGTTGCTCAATTGCAGAATCATAATAACCCTGCAGAATGTAAACCTCGGCTTGTGCGCGGTGCTTCAGCATCAGTTTGTCCTGAAGTGCATAGGCGCGTGCCTGCAACTGGTATAACTGGATATCGTTGGGTTGAAATTGCAGTTCACGATTAATCAACTCAAGTGCAGTGTCGATTTGGTGATTTTGCAGCAGGGCGTTGGCGTAGCCATGTATGAGTGCTTTATGCTGCGGGTAAATTCTGAGTGCAGTGCGATAAATTTTCAAGGCGTCATCTGTTTGTTCATTGGCGAGTTTGACCGCCGCCGCCAATGTTTCGATCATGGCGCCGGCCTGCAAGCCTTTCTGCTTGACCTGGATGGTTTTTCCCAGTCGATGATCTTTTAGCAGCAGGTCCTGCTTGGCGTCGGACTGGATCAGCGTATATAAGTACGCCAGTTCATCATCGGCTTCCTTGTATTTCTTGTCGCGCAGCAGGGCGAGAGTATAGCCGTAACGCTCTACCGCTTCATTGATATAGCGTTTGTCTTCCAGGCGCGCCCTGAATTGACTGACTGCTTCTCTGGGCTTGCCCTGCAGCGCACGTAGTTTTGCACGTACGAGCAGGAAATCGGTGCTGTCGGGTACTTGCCGGTAGGGCATTTCATGTGTGCGGTTTTGTATATCTGCAATCCGTTCAAAGGTCAACGGGTGCGTGCGCAGATACGAAGGCGCGCCATTCTCATAGAAACGGCTGGCTTTTTGCAGGCGTTCAAAAAAAGCTGACATGCCTTGTGGATCAAAACCAGCGTCCAGCAATATATTCAGGCCGACACGGTCAGCCTCTTTTTCATGCTTGCGAGTGAAGTTGAGCTGTGATTGTATTGCGCCCGCCTGTGTGGCGGCAATAATGGCCTGGCCTGCTTGCGGGTTTGAGCGGGAAGCCAGAATTGCAATTGCAAGGGCGGCAATGGATGTGATCATGCTGTATTTTTGGCCCGCAATCATGCGCGCCAGGTGCTTTTGTGTGACATGCGCAATTTCGTGCGCCATTACACCGGCGAGTTCGGATTCGCTTTGAGCGGCGATAATCAGACCGCTGTTAAATCCCATAAACCCGCCGGGTAAGGCAAACGCATTAATGGTGGAATCCTGTAGCGCGAAAAATTCAAATGATTGTCCCGGGCGAGCCTCGCTTGAGCTTGAAATTAATTTGTGCCCAAGGCCGTTCAGATAACTGGTGATTTCGGGATCGTCAAGATAACTCGGATCGGCGCGAATTTGTCGCATAATTTGCAATCCGAGCAGGCGTTCTTCTCGGGGTGTAATGGTTGCCTGCGAAACGTCTCCGAGGTCCGGCAGTTCGTGGGCGACCGTATTGACCGGAAACAGGAGCGACAGGGTAATAATAATGAAGATAAATTTCATGTCGATATGATAATCGTATCCGGCCCAAGTTCCTTTGATAGGTGGTTTTTAAAAGTTGTTCCATGGTTATTATGGAATTTGAGTTTAGCACTCATGCTGGCTATAGCAATAGAAAAATATGATGGTTGATTGCGGAAGTGTTCGGACTACAATTTCAGGTACACATGCATCTTACGACTGATCAGGATGGATCATGTAGTGCAGCCTGCTGGCCTCTGGCCACATTGATGCGCATCAAGATGAGCAGGCCGATTATAAAATAACTGCCGGTGATCAGCATGGCAAGACGGTGGTCTCCGTTGGAGATCCAGCTGACCCATCCGTAGGTGAGGGGACCTAGAATGGAAGACAGCTTGACCGCCAGTCCCCAGAGTCCAAAAAATTCGCCACGGCGCGAGCCCGGGCTGAATAATCCGATAAGCGCACGACCCGCAGACTGAGAAGCGCCAAGACATAAACCGGCAATATTGGCGGCAACCCAAAACATTGCGTGGTCTTCAGCAAACCAGGTGAACAGTATCATGATGATCCAGCCAACAAGGGTTAATGCAATGGTGGGGAGATGTCCCAGTTTATCCTGGACGTGTCCGAACGCAAATGCGCCCAATGCCGCGGTGATATTGACAAGGAGTATCAGCTTCAGTGTTTCCCGGGTATCGAATCCCATAGCCTGCTGGGCGTATATCGCGGCCAGTGCGATAACGGCCTGAATGCCGGCCTGATAGAAAACCAGACAAATGAGAAAACGCATTAAATCCTGATAATGACGCACATGTATGAACGTATCTTTTAATCGTAAAAATGATTCATAAACAATTCGGCGGCCAAATCGGTGCGGCTGGGGTTTTGCGCGCTCCTTAAGATACAGAAACGTCGGCAGGCTGGCGATAGCAAAGATCGCGGCTGTAATTACCATCGTAACCGGCACATACTGGCTGATGTCGTGACCTTGCGCTTGCGCCCAGGTAATATAAGCGAGACAGCAGCCCAGCGTAAACAATCCGCCTAAATAACCCAGTCCCCATCCCCAACCGGATACTTTGCCAAGAGCTTTGCTTTTGGCCAATTCCGGCAAAAATGCCGCAATCAGATTTTCGCCGCTGCCGAAAAAGAAATTGGTCAGAATAATCAGCACAACAGCCAGCCAAAAATCTCCAGGCCCGGCAAAGTAAAGCAATGCAGTCAACACAACGCAACCTGCCGTTGTTATGAGTAGCAACGGTTTTTTTACGGCATAGGCATCGGCATAAGCGCCGAGTGCAGGCGCTGTCAGGATAATGAGCAAGTAGGAAACGGCGAGCGATGCCGTCCATGCCAGCGTTCCCCAATCTTCTTTGTTGGCGACAACGGCGACAAAATAAGCGTTGAAAATTGCGGTGATGACAACGGTCGTATACCCTGAGTTGGCGAAATCAAACATCGCCCACGACCAGATTTCGCGACGGGTGACGCCTTCAGTAAAGTTGGGTGACTGCAGATTATTTTTCAAGGGAACCGGTTTTTGGATATCTCTAATTATGTGCATTTACCGGCATTTACATCACCGATTGCTGCTTGCCTTGCCGGAAATACTGGTTCCTGCAATATTAGCAGGATAGCGCGCCCGTGTGGAAATTCGCCGTCGCGACTTTGCAATAAGCAACGACAGGAATGCAACATGCTTCGATTAAAATACGGATAACGCTATGTGTTGTTAAAAGTACATGCATTGACGCTTGACAAGTCAGATTAAATAAACCATTATCCCGACGCAAACAAGCGAGACAATCAGTAGCAAAACAAACGGAATGCAATCCGCGTTCCAAAGTGTTTCATGGCGTCGGATGAAAAAATAAAGTTCGCAGCCCGCTACCTGCTTCAATCTGTTATAATCCTGCGTCTGTGAGATAACAGCCTGGAAAAACAGATTGTATTAAGCTTATTCAGCGCCCGTAGCTCAGTTGGATAGAGTACTTGGCTACGAACCAAGGGGTCGTGGGTTCGAATCCTGCCGGGCGCGCCAATAAGTTATCTCGCAACCTCAAACAGGCCAAGTAGCTCAGTTGGTAGAGCAGAGGACTGAAAATCCTTGTGTCGGTGGTTCGATTCCGCCCTTGGCCACCACTATTCATGCGGCTATCAGCCTAATACACTTACTTCTTAAAAATTTCTTCTGGTCTATGTCTGGTCGGAATTGCTCCGGGAAATCTGTTGCGTTTGTATAGGGCTGTTGAATTCGATTTAATGTTGGGCGCTGTTTTGCTCACTTGCTCTTGTGGACATTCCTTCTTTTAAAGGTTCTATACTAGACTTAAAATTAGTTTTCCAAATTTTTTCACACTCCTTAGCAATTTCTGGAGATACTTTTCCCAGTTTGTCCCAGTTATTAATAGGTTCTTCTCCTAAGATAACCCTAGTAACTACCGGATTTTCTAACCATGTCTCCATGACACAAATTCCGCTATGATAAGGCGAAATACCCTTTCCCATGTACGGAAATATAGCTACAACTGTAGGTTCACCGCTATCAGGATCTCTTAGAACAATAAAGCGGTTTCTTCTGACCCCCGCCTCTACATTACCTGGGTACGGTTTGTCTTCATCTGTTACTTGTTTTGCTCTACACTTGAGTGTTCCAACCTCATCAGAATGAGTAAAATTAAGTCCAACATACATCCATTGCCATCCATCATTTTTGGTTTCTGTAAGATGATATTGATAGAATTTTTTTCTATATTTATCAATTTCCAATTCTGTTGAACGAAATGTCGCATCCAAACTTCGACGCAACAAATCCAAAACATTCATTCGTCGGTAAAAACTCAAAATTAACGTAAATACACCTCCAAAAAATGTACCCCCGACAGCTAGCAATAAAGGAGAAAGCTTAGGATGAGTTTCACTGATGTAGGCACCTAATCCAGCAAGACCAATACCAGAGACTAACAGAAGAATAACCACTGTATAGATTATGAAATCATTCTCAGAATTTTTGATATTTAACATTTTAGCATTTAAATTATTTGTCGCTCAGTTGACGATAAAACTTACCATGGAATAAAAAATGAATTTTAATTATCATTAAAAAGTTTTATGTCATGTTTTTTAGGGCGCTCCTTATCGACAAATACAAAATACTGAATAATTGGTTCGATTCTGCCCTTGGCCACCACTATTCATGCGGCAATCCGCTTAGCTTGAATATTGCATGAAAGGAGGAGGCAATTCCCCTTAAATCTTTTATAATTCAGTTATCTAAGCTGCATAAAAGAGAGGAATTGCCAGTGACAGATTGTACCCAGAGATCGTTTAATTTTCCAGAAGTAAAAAAGTGCGTGGTTGAAGTCAATTTTGAAGGCGGAGATATCACATCGGATGGCGGCGTACTATTGTTGCGTCAGGCAGATCGGTTGATTGGACTGAGCCAGGCTGTAGCAAGCAAGTACACGGGGTCTGAGCAAGTGCACTGGGTCTGGTCTTGCATAGCTACATTCTCGCTTGTCATATTCAAGACAAATAAAACAAATAAAGGACATCCATATAATTGATATAATTGATTCAATAGATTATGTCGGTTATTATGCAATTCACATTTATAATTGGTTTGAATTTTCAAATAAATTTATTTGCTTGAACGCAAAGTGACAGTAAGGTTTTAGAAATAAATTAAACGAATGCCTACTATATCTTTTGATACACATAAGTTTATTCGTCGCCTTCGAGAAGCAGGAATTTCGGAAGAACAAGCTGAAGCGATTGCTGAAGCTTTCCGGGATGCGCATATTGAAGCCGAGGTTGCTACGAAAACTGACCTGCGAGAACTCGAATATCGTCTTATTATTAAACTAGGAGCGATGATTGTGGTGACAATTGGTGTTGTTGCGACACTGACGAAGTTGCTGTAGTTTGTGCCGCGCACTGGGTCTGCCGTGCACGGGATCTTGCACTGAACGGCGCCATTCGGTACGCCATTAATTGAGGCGGAAAAAGGGGATTTAACCAAAGAGATACAATAAATTCATGAATTATGGGGTAAATTTCGGTTTGTCTTTACTTTGTGAATTGCAAAATTTACGTTTTAATGTCGTCTCATTAATCAGTAATTGCGGAGGTATCCTGCAATGAATACAGAGCGCTTTCCAGACGATATTGATGATGTCGCTGATGGCATGATCCCTGATAGCCGGATTGTAGCGATCATCGGCGAGATGGAACTGGCCAAAGGTGATTCGGATTGCTTGGATGAGACCGACACTCAATACGAATTGGTTGAAATGTTGTAGCTTTAAGTTTTGTTATGAAGTCTGGTGTCTGAGAAGAATCGAAACGATTGAGGCTTTGTGCTGGAAGTGATCAAAAATCATAAGAGTTCATACTTTTTTTGCTTTTTTATTCTCGTACATTGACGCATCAGCTTGTGTCAGAAGATCATCAAGAGATTCAAAGTCTTTCGCTTTTCCAATGATTTTTCCTTGACTGTAATTTATTTTGTAAGGCCTGTTGTGTTTACTGTTGGCAGCATTGACTGCATCAGCCAGTCGCAGGAGTGCCTTTTCTACTTCATTTTTCTTGCTTAAAACCACAAATTCATCGCCCCCTACACGTGCTATCATTTCACTGCGGCGGAAGTTTGCTTTCAATAAATTTGCGAATTCAACAATCAATTCCGATCCGATTTGATGTCCGAGCGTGTCATTTATCCGTTTTAGTCCATCCAGATCAAAATACAGCAAAACTAATTGAGTGTTATTTCGAAGACTTTCTAAAAAGGATTGCTTGCCCAATATGCTAAAAGCGCGCTGATTATATAGTCCGGTCATTTCATCGGTTAGCGCCTGCTTGTGTAAGTTATTTTCCAGGTAACTGATTTTGTTCGATAACCAAAGAATAATGAAAAAGAACATGAGTGATAGCAGGGTCGCTGATAGTGCGATTTGAATTTCTTGCGAAATGTTATGTGGAGCCGAAAAATAGTTGATGGCGCTAATGATTGCAAATGGACCAATTAACGCCCATGGCAATGCAACCCTTGCGGTGTAGCCTCCAATGCCATTACCGAGAAATAATGAAAAAATCCCGCCATAAATGCCCCGGACAAAATTTGCAAACGTCAACAAACACATGCAAATAAATGTCTGTGAAGAAACCAGAATTTCTCTCGAATGGCCGTATAAACTTGTTGCCGAAAAAAAATAACCTGAAAAAATTACCAAAACCATACCAATGAGCAGCAGGGTTAGGATGTCACGAATATCATTGCGATGATTTTGTTCTTTTTTTAAAGTAATAAAAGAAAAACCCAACAAATTAAAAAAAATTGCGGCATGGACTGACATCCTGCCTGATAATTCTGCATAATTATTTTGCATCAAGAATGTTTCAAGTAAAAGCGTCTGTTTGCTTATGTGGCCGTACAACGAAACTGTTGCTAAAAAAATTATAGTAATTCCGCATATTTGGATTGTTATCGTACTATATTCTTTTTGAATTAATAAAATGGTTAATGCGCCAATCACAATACACAGCGCTGTATTTTGTTTCATAAGCAACCAACCTTCGGGCAATATCGAAGCGACCGAAGGGCTAAGCCAGCCACATAGTGTAATTAAAGCGATAATTCCGGCCAGTACCACACATGTAGTTTGCACATGAAATAAAATGGCCAAATGTCCAGGATTTTGTTGGTGTAGTTGTCGATCAATGAAGTTATTCATGCTTACGCTTATTTATATCTTTTAATATCAGTATCAGGGCGCCAACTATTGAAAGGACGATTTGACAGGAACATTCCAAATTATTTGCAGTTAGGATTGGAACACATTTACCAGCCGTAATAAACCATATTTAGACAGAAAAACAGAAAATCTGTTCGGTTGTAAAAAACAACTGTTCCCTATCAATGCAAATCCAGGTCGGCCAGTAGAGTGCTTTATCGCTAGTTGCTGCGAATGACTGGTTAAATTGTCAATGTACGTCGCTGCTATTCACTGGTAATATAGCGACTTTGATAAAAAGTTAGGTTAGTACACAAAGGCCGTTGAAAAAATCTGAGGCCGTCTTTGATGCAGCAAAAACAAGGATATGGCATATATGAACAAATGCGCATTCCAGACCTGTTTTATACCATTTAAATGGCAACAAAAACTCGGATGGTCACGGATAGTGTCTGACAGTCTGCTAAGAGAATAGCCTTTCAAAATAACAAGAAACAAACAGTGTGTAGGCTTATTAATGACGATTCCCAAAAACGATACATTTTTACGTGCTTTATTGAAGCAACCGGTTGAATATACACCCGTATGGCTTATGCGCCAAGCAGGGCGGTATTTATCCGAATATAATCAAACCCGTGCTCGTGCGGGTGATTTTTTGACATTGTGTAAAACACCTGCACTCGCCACGGAAGTAACTTTGCAGCCATTGGAACGGTTTCCTCTGGATGCAGCGATCTTATTTTCAGATATTTTAACTATACCGGATGCAATGGGGTTAGGACTCTATTTTGCACAAGGCGAGGGGCCGATGTTTGAAAGACCTCTGCGAAATGAAGCGGATATCAATGCCCTGAGAATACCCGATCCGGGTACTGAGTTACGTTATGTCATGGATGCTGTTTCGGAAATTCGAAAAGCGCTTGACAATCGCGTGCCTTTGATCGGTTTCTCCGGTAGTCCTTTTACCCTGGCATGCTACATGGTTGAAGGGCGCGGTGGAACTGACTTCCGTGAAATAAAGACGATGTTGTATAAAGAACCCGAATTATTGCATCAGATTCTGGACAAGAATGCCCAGGCGGTCACAACTTATCTGAATGCTCAAATTGAATCGGGAGCACAAGCAGTTATGATTTTTGATACCTGGGGCGGTGCATTGTCTCACGCAGCTTATCGGGAATTTTCACTTCGTTATATGCATCAAGTCGTGAATGGCCTTAAAAAGGAACAGAGTGGTGCGCGTATACCCAGTATTGTTTTCACCAAGGGCGGTGGATTGTGGCTTGAAACGATTGCTGATATTGGTTGCGACGCAGTGGGTCTGGACTGGACGATAGATATTGGTGATGCCCGCCGCCGGGTTGGTGATAAGGTGGCGCTGCAGGGCAATCTCGATCCTTCGGTATTGTTTTCTTCGCCCGAAGTGATTACTAAAGAGGTTGAAAAAATTCTTGCAAGTTATGGAGACGGCAGTGGTCATGTATTTAATCTGGGACATGGAATATCCCAGTTTACACCACCTGAAAATGCGGCTGTACTGGTTGAAGCCGTGCATACATTGAGCCGCAAATTTCATTAACGATTATAAATCTTGGATTGTTATGGTTGGATGTCTAGTACGCTATTAATTTGATATTACCGGGTACAGTGAGCTCGCCAAAGTACATGGCAAGAAAGTAAGGAAATTCTTTCCTGTGTACTGCGTTGTGGAGCATAATGTGATGACAATGCGGCACCCAACAATAACAGATGGATAGAGTACTCGTAATTCGTTGTAAAAAGGTAATACAGTGCATATATTGATTGTTGAGGATGATTTGGCCATAGCTGCCAATCTTTACGAGTTTCTTGAATCACGGGGGCATAGCGTAGATGCAGCTGCAGATGGTGCGCTAGGACTTCATTTGGCAGTAACACAAAAATTCGATGCAATTTTGCTTGATCTCGGTTTACCTGGGATGAGTGGAATTGCCTTATGTCAAAAATTAAGACAGGAATCTCAACTAGATACGCCTATACTGATGCTGACAGCACGAGACACACTCGACGACAAGTTGATTGGTTTTGAACACGGTGCAGATGATTATCTGATTAAGCCATTTGCACTCAAGGAGGTTGAGGCCCGACTTACCGCATTACACAAACGTTATTCCGGGCGAGTCGCGAGCCGAATGTTGGAAGTAGATAACCTGTCTTATGATCCAAAAACGTTTTCAATTCGTTTTGAAGATAAGGAAATTAAATTGCCGCCCAAATGTATTCGTTTGCTGGCGCTCATGATGAGTGAACCGGGGCGCGTATTTAGTCGCAAAGAGCTCGAATCCGAAGCCTGGGAAGAAATGCAGGAAACCAGTGATACGTTGCGTAGCCATATGCATGTTTTACGGCGAGCGTTGCTGCGGACTTGCGGTTATGATCCCATTGAAACAATCCATGGTATTGGGTATTGCCTAATTTCTCGTGCTCAAACTCAGGATTAAACATGGCTTGCGCCTGCGCGTTGCTAATGCACTGGCAAATTTCTGCATTGTTACAGTAGGTGCGCTAGGGATAATTTTATACGTTGCCTCCGACAATATTGAGGAAGCACATATCAAACAAGTGATCAAGATGGAAATGGATCATCTTGTTCATCGTTATCGAAAGCACTCAGACATTTATTCCCATATCGGCTCAAATCTAAAAAGCTATGTTATTCGTGATATCGATGATGAATTGCAGATTCCGTCCTATTTTCGTGGATTAAATACTGGTTATCACAGGATTTACTATGATTTCGAGGACATTCATGTTCTAGCCCAAACCGTAGATAATGTGAAATTTCTGGTTGCCTACCGTATTACTTTACACAATCAGCGGTTAAGCGAATTACGATTGCTGATTTTGTTATCCTGGGTTGCTGTTGTTGCAATCGCATTTGTTGTTGGTTATGTATTAGCTGGAATACTTGTCAAGCAAGTAACTGACCTTGCGGAAAGAGTCAGATTGCTCGCTCCAGGTGATGTTCAAGGTCAACCCCTAATGCGACCAGACATGGATGAGGAAGTGGCGCAACTTGCACACGCATTGGATGATTATCAAAACAGGATTCGTCGTATGCTGCAAAGAGAACAGGAATTCACTGCGAATATCAGTCATGAACTCAGAACACCAATTACAACGATATTAACCAGTTGTGAATTATTGGAGTCTGAACCGGGACTGTCAGATAAAGTACGTTTGCGTATTAAACGGATAGAAGGCGCTACGACCCGAATGGGCGAACAGTTACAAGCCTTGTTGTTTCTTGCGCGTGAGCAGGCACTGGGAGTAATGGAGTCTGTTGCGATAGCAGAATGTGTAAATGATGCAATAGAACCACTATATCCCGAATTACATCGAAAAAAGCTGAAATTGATTGTCAATATCGATCCGAACGTAATTATTCAGTTAAATCGTCAAGCATTGCATACGGCGCTTACAAATTTGTTGCGTAATGCGATTCAGTATACAGATGAAGGTTATATTCGCGTGGAATACAGTAATGGAAGTTTGTCGATAACCGATACCGGAATAGGCATTGAGCCTGAATTCAAACCATTGTTATTTGAACGCTTCTTTCGTGGAGCCAAACATGTAGACGGACTTGGAATTGGACTGCCAATTGTCAAACGAATCTGTAATCACTATGGGTGGCAAATCAATGTTGAAAGCAAGCTCGGAGAAGGTACGACTTTTCGAATTATATTTCCACTGCAACTATCAGCGAATATCAAATTGGCTTTGAGTAAGCAATCTGTCATTGGCAATACTCCGCACTGATTTCGATGGGTTTTGGCGCTATTTCAAA
It includes:
- the hemE gene encoding uroporphyrinogen decarboxylase — its product is MTIPKNDTFLRALLKQPVEYTPVWLMRQAGRYLSEYNQTRARAGDFLTLCKTPALATEVTLQPLERFPLDAAILFSDILTIPDAMGLGLYFAQGEGPMFERPLRNEADINALRIPDPGTELRYVMDAVSEIRKALDNRVPLIGFSGSPFTLACYMVEGRGGTDFREIKTMLYKEPELLHQILDKNAQAVTTYLNAQIESGAQAVMIFDTWGGALSHAAYREFSLRYMHQVVNGLKKEQSGARIPSIVFTKGGGLWLETIADIGCDAVGLDWTIDIGDARRRVGDKVALQGNLDPSVLFSSPEVITKEVEKILASYGDGSGHVFNLGHGISQFTPPENAAVLVEAVHTLSRKFH
- a CDS encoding M48 family metalloprotease — translated: MKFIFIIITLSLLFPVNTVAHELPDLGDVSQATITPREERLLGLQIMRQIRADPSYLDDPEITSYLNGLGHKLISSSSEARPGQSFEFFALQDSTINAFALPGGFMGFNSGLIIAAQSESELAGVMAHEIAHVTQKHLARMIAGQKYSMITSIAALAIAILASRSNPQAGQAIIAATQAGAIQSQLNFTRKHEKEADRVGLNILLDAGFDPQGMSAFFERLQKASRFYENGAPSYLRTHPLTFERIADIQNRTHEMPYRQVPDSTDFLLVRAKLRALQGKPREAVSQFRARLEDKRYINEAVERYGYTLALLRDKKYKEADDELAYLYTLIQSDAKQDLLLKDHRLGKTIQVKQKGLQAGAMIETLAAAVKLANEQTDDALKIYRTALRIYPQHKALIHGYANALLQNHQIDTALELINRELQFQPNDIQLYQLQARAYALQDKLMLKHRAQAEVYILQGYYDSAIEQLKIALKHDNGDFYQLSTVEARLRQLQKIMAEEKEN
- a CDS encoding lytic transglycosylase domain-containing protein codes for the protein MSMESLPKSNAPINDPWLDKIITYSSGILNKMRIFLLATLLLFTFGAFASEISVPMKLDYRFLHRILLEQVYTAGGNKALLIDDKASCSKLVLSDPQISHDEGRIRTVSTVNAMFGRKIAGRCIKTPEWRGLIEIFQQPAIVTGQPVIEFQVVDSNLLNKGGEKPLLTGALWDLVMQHVHSSLGALRVDLAVPLKDIQTFVPLLLTTSGSDIANRTLESVMFSGVEATNTGIVLTLQFQVPDKDTDQSVNFSTEPPLTTAEALRWESAWQRWDAFLTFVVKQVAEDNEQGNLRKELLQVLLDGRYDLSEALTSWNGGAVDPVRGLFLKSWRRLSPILRQMETTLPGTAAIRYLSFVTAADALTAMDQMSEQIGYEISADGLRRMARMLSPGFEEDPLIYRLDVDMELRKLFDFGPPLPAPSQAPDINSGTWFFFARAWAADKPEIALIKKLNGWAPDTSDIESYLPVVGDLLDYVADKTISSKHLPEGYHNFFRDLALATAWQESCWRQFVKKNGQLEPLMSPGGSIGIMQINPSVWRGFYDLSSLRNDVSYNAMAGNEILHHYFTDHVLPKSENQEKRNFDSLARLTYATYSAGPGFLYRYRNGSISKDIHEIATTFWEKYHAMKTSGPSAVASCYGLP
- a CDS encoding response regulator transcription factor — encoded protein: MHILIVEDDLAIAANLYEFLESRGHSVDAAADGALGLHLAVTQKFDAILLDLGLPGMSGIALCQKLRQESQLDTPILMLTARDTLDDKLIGFEHGADDYLIKPFALKEVEARLTALHKRYSGRVASRMLEVDNLSYDPKTFSIRFEDKEIKLPPKCIRLLALMMSEPGRVFSRKELESEAWEEMQETSDTLRSHMHVLRRALLRTCGYDPIETIHGIGYCLISRAQTQD
- a CDS encoding MFS transporter; translation: MFDFANSGYTTVVITAIFNAYFVAVVANKEDWGTLAWTASLAVSYLLIILTAPALGAYADAYAVKKPLLLITTAGCVVLTALLYFAGPGDFWLAVVLIILTNFFFGSGENLIAAFLPELAKSKALGKVSGWGWGLGYLGGLFTLGCCLAYITWAQAQGHDISQYVPVTMVITAAIFAIASLPTFLYLKERAKPQPHRFGRRIVYESFLRLKDTFIHVRHYQDLMRFLICLVFYQAGIQAVIALAAIYAQQAMGFDTRETLKLILLVNITAALGAFAFGHVQDKLGHLPTIALTLVGWIIMILFTWFAEDHAMFWVAANIAGLCLGASQSAGRALIGLFSPGSRRGEFFGLWGLAVKLSSILGPLTYGWVSWISNGDHRLAMLITGSYFIIGLLILMRINVARGQQAALHDPS
- a CDS encoding transposase, with translation MTDCTQRSFNFPEVKKCVVEVNFEGGDITSDGGVLLLRQADRLIGLSQAVASKYTGSEQVHWVWSCIATFSLVIFKTNKTNKGHPYN
- a CDS encoding diguanylate cyclase; this translates as MNNFIDRQLHQQNPGHLAILFHVQTTCVVLAGIIALITLCGWLSPSVASILPEGWLLMKQNTALCIVIGALTILLIQKEYSTITIQICGITIIFLATVSLYGHISKQTLLLETFLMQNNYAELSGRMSVHAAIFFNLLGFSFITLKKEQNHRNDIRDILTLLLIGMVLVIFSGYFFSATSLYGHSREILVSSQTFICMCLLTFANFVRGIYGGIFSLFLGNGIGGYTARVALPWALIGPFAIISAINYFSAPHNISQEIQIALSATLLSLMFFFIILWLSNKISYLENNLHKQALTDEMTGLYNQRAFSILGKQSFLESLRNNTQLVLLYFDLDGLKRINDTLGHQIGSELIVEFANLLKANFRRSEMIARVGGDEFVVLSKKNEVEKALLRLADAVNAANSKHNRPYKINYSQGKIIGKAKDFESLDDLLTQADASMYENKKAKKV
- a CDS encoding HAMP domain-containing histidine kinase, with product MLKLRIKHGLRLRVANALANFCIVTVGALGIILYVASDNIEEAHIKQVIKMEMDHLVHRYRKHSDIYSHIGSNLKSYVIRDIDDELQIPSYFRGLNTGYHRIYYDFEDIHVLAQTVDNVKFLVAYRITLHNQRLSELRLLILLSWVAVVAIAFVVGYVLAGILVKQVTDLAERVRLLAPGDVQGQPLMRPDMDEEVAQLAHALDDYQNRIRRMLQREQEFTANISHELRTPITTILTSCELLESEPGLSDKVRLRIKRIEGATTRMGEQLQALLFLAREQALGVMESVAIAECVNDAIEPLYPELHRKKLKLIVNIDPNVIIQLNRQALHTALTNLLRNAIQYTDEGYIRVEYSNGSLSITDTGIGIEPEFKPLLFERFFRGAKHVDGLGIGLPIVKRICNHYGWQINVESKLGEGTTFRIIFPLQLSANIKLALSKQSVIGNTPH